The DNA window AGGGTATTTCGGTTGTGCTGCGTTTCGGTATATACCAAACTGAAAGTAGAATAGTGATGGGAATGGGACTGGAGGAGAAGTACTGTATAATGTGACGACGTAGCCAAAGCATATGGGAGCAAAAAGTCTATGAGCGAGCATACCAGTCGTGGAGTAGTTCTTTTATGCGGCAATTATACGCTCCTGGTGTGGGGGATCGGAGCAGTTCGAGAGGATCTTTTCTTCTTATTGTTTTTTTAGAAAAGGTGCACTTGTTCGTATCTAATTAAAAAGGCTGAAATGATGAGCATTATAAAACATATAGATCTGCATCCGCTGACATGATCACTGCTTCGATATCCCTCGGAACATTAAGAACTTACCATGCAATTACCTCAGCTTACCGTGCATTATTGTGTAAATGGAAACTAAAGCTACGACGTTAAAAATCTTAGAAAAGTTCATTATTTCTCATACAGCAATATAAATAGATGAAAGATCCAAGACTATCCATCATTACAAACCTAACTGGATTTGATAAAACATGCACGCCATGAGGCTTAACGTTAACGTACATATCAAAATTTAACTGTAGTATTATATGAATTGTGGTCAGGTAAGAGGATGTTACGTTTTCCACAGAAATTCATATTTATTCAATTGAAGAAGTACAATTACTCAATGTTAGTGCTACAAAACAAAATGATGCGGCTGTGCAGATGTGTAGTTTCTCTATCAGCTAATATTTTCTCCAATTAATTAGTTGTCCCATGCAAAGTTAATGATCTTTTGTTGTTTATTGGCAATGCTTGGTGACAGAACGGAGAGGTTTTTGTCACAAAACAGCAAAAGTTGTTTCCACTATCtatctcctccatcaatcagCAGTAAGCTTTGTCTTTGGATGATGTTAGATTCTGCGCGGTGACCTGCCGCCGAGCCAATGCTTATGTAACGGCTTGAAAATCAGGGCTCCAAGCAAAGAGTATAAGTGGGCATGCTTTTTGCTTTTCCTAACTTCACACATATAGGCTACGGGTAGTTTCTTAAGACACAAAGGTTTAAAGTGTGACCTGATAAAACTAGAGGACAGTTGCTACCGTTATGAATCACAAAAAATTTACATAGTGCTGTGTGAATTGACATGATGACCACTACTTAGCTTACAAATGTTGTATCCCTAAATCTTGATTCTATTACATATTGGTAAAGATACTCCTTCCCCCTTACCTATTTGTCCATAGCTATACTTATATAACTATGCTTTAGTTATGTCAGCAACAACTGATCGACTAATATCCTCTCCAATCAATTTATCCCCTTAAGTTTTACTGAACTCCATTGGTAACTGACCAACGTCCAATCTTCATCATGGGATGATAGAGAGGTCCGTCATCAAAAGAGGATGATCAGATTGGACAATCTCGTGctgcaaatatgtttttttgATAAAAAAAATATTGTCTCTATTATTGCCACAAATTAGTGGTAAGCTCAGGCACAGAAGGATGATGTTGGGTTATGCGGTGACCAGCCGATGGGGTGGTGCTCACCTAGATACCATGAAAATCAAACAAAATTCTAAAGAGTACAAGTGGGCATGACTTTCTCTTTGCCAGCTCCAAGTATAGGGGACTATGGCAGTTTCTTGGATGCAAAAGTTTCAAGTGTACCTTTTTGGGGCTTTTTGGGACGTAAGTGGAAGAAGCATTAATGActctttttttatttattaaCTTTCTATGGTTCAGGAAAAAAAGCTCTTGACTTGCGGCCATTCATAACTCGGCTTGATGAAGAATTTATATATGATAGGTATGCCACACTTCAACAGTTTTGATCCATGTGACCTAAGCTTGTCCAGATGGGAGGCGTTGGGAAAATGTCGATTATCAAGATTCAGGAGGCTATGCCAACGAATTACTCAAAACTATCTGTAGAAAGACTCATGGGCTTGGCACTACTCCCACTTTTCAGTAGGTAGGTTCTTGATCTCCCACTTTTCAGTTtcaccgccaccagcaccgTGCGGAAGAATCAGATGGATATGCAACATCGCAAAAGGAATGGCGCAGCTTCAAGTCCAAGTCCAAGAGGATATCTGCAGGTTCAATTCGACGAGATTGGCATGCAAAGATCGTCCTTAGCTAGCATGCCAATGAAGTATGAAGTTGCTTGCTGTCCGGTTGCATCGCATGAACGGCTCGCCGTTGGCGAGCGTGCCCAATCCCGGCACCTTGTTCTAGACGGAGCGCGCATCGAAGACAATCTTATCCATGACGTTGTACGCCCCCGCTGAAACGCCATGGACGACGCAGGACGTCCACGCCGTCCGCAGCCGCGGCCTCCATAGTCATGAGGATGCGATGATCCGCCTGCCGGCAAGGTGGCGTCAGCCGTCAAGGAATGGATGGCTCCAGCCTCCAGTTGAAAGCGGCGGCTCAGTTCCGGGGAAAGCAGCATGCGtgggggcgccggcgccggcgccggcgctggtGCCGCATATGGGCACGCTCGGTTGTgttgcagataagcccctgtTATTTGTCAGATaagcccttcttcctcctcgtttGGGTTGCCCTGTCCTCGTCGCCACGATCTGccgacgccggcggccgccgcacctctcgCCCAGTGCAGGCGCAAGGTCAAACCCATTGCTTCCCCTCAAACCCCATAACCAGCTCTTCCCTCGCCCGTCCCACTTGAGATTTGGTCAGCTCCCGTGCGGCATGGACATCAGAGCCGCGATTCGCTTCGCCGGATCTGGCCGGTCACGCTTCGCTAGATGATCCGCTTACCTCGGCTGATACGTTGTTGAGTTACTGCCGAGGTAATACGATAGAGGCAGGCAGGAATACTCAGCGTAAGCGGGCAGCCATTTTAGCGAGGGCCTGCGCTCCGGCAGTGGTGGTCGGGGCCGGGCATGTAGACGAAGCAGCAGTCGCGCATGCACCGCCGCGTTGAACGGCGTCGGGTGCTTCTCGGTCGACTCGAGGACGACGGAGCCCAGCCTGAGGGGGACGACGATGGAGGAGAACGCGGAAGGACGGGCTGACCGACTGACCAACAGAACTTGGGCTCCTTTTATTGAAGGCCGTCGCAGCGAGCCGGTGGCCTGAGGGGATCCAAATAATGAACGGCAAGGGGCCCACGACGGGGGAGGCGGCCCAATAAAAGGCGGTAGCAAGCTGCCTCTTCTACCATCATTCTCCTCCGTGCGAAAATGAAGtagtaaaaaaaagaaaagaagaaaaaactTGTCCGCGCTACAGCTAGTTCATGAGAGGCAACGAGCACATCCTCTAGGAATAGGAGTCACTAGGAAAACCCCAGCCAAGGGATGCTTACGCTTCAGCTGAGGTGCTCCAAAGAGGAGGAGTCCGATTCCACAACCTAGCTTCCAGAGGGCAGGAGCGTTGGCCAACAAGACAAGGCGGAGCACTGACGACGGAGGAGGTACAGCGGCCTTGTGGACTGCGAAAAATGTCCGGCCTTTTGCGATGAGTCTGAGTGGTCTGCCGCCGGAAATGTCATGCGAATCTTCCTCAGCCTGTGACCTTAGCTAGTTTCTTAGGTTTGCAGATCATCAAGCTACTGCCTCTTCTAAGAAACCTCCACGGGCGCCTTTCCGTGCAACAGGGTCAGGAATGGGTGGCATTGGGAAGCTTAGTTGCAGCCACACGGTTGGGGATCGAGTAACATCGCCAGTACGAGAAGCAAGCGCTGCCCTTGGTACGCCTACATTGGCAGAAAAAGACTGCAGTAACGACATCCCAGGGAGTTGAATCGGCGTTTCAATAGAGATAAACGAAAAAAAGGGTTACCCAGTGTTTTATTGCAACATTGTTTACTCgtatacctcataaaactctaCAGGATCATGCATACAAGTGATACCAATCGAGTAGTACAACCTTCGTTCAATGTTCTATGCCTGGAGCTAGTTACACGCATCTTACTGGAAATTCTTAATTCAATCATCTTTTCGAACTGCAAGCCAGATAAGCTCATGCTAAATTACATaagcagaaaaaaaaaattgCGATCCCTTTACAGTCATGCGTTCTGACATAATTTAAGATCACAATCAGCCACGCAGTCGCGGGTAGTCATGAGACTGCAAGGTGTTACCAACAAACCAATAAGCTGGTGCAGGCCAATCCTTAAGTTCAGAGATCCTGGTGTCCATCTTATCAGTCATAAGATGGCCTGGGGGACAGTTGAACATGAATGTATGTTACTATGTTTAAAGAGCATACATTACAAAAAAGCAGCAATATCGAGTAGATATGTAAAGAATAAATGCAAAGGATGATGAAATTAAAGGATAACTGGCCACATCAAGTAGCCTTGATGCAATTGATGGTCTGCTGCGCCAGTCTGAAGTCTGAAGATGAGGAGCATATGGAAAGATCACAAGGATAGCTTCCGTCACTTGATCCTGCCAGCAAACCACCGGTGATGGAGGATGTTGAGTGATGCAGGCATGGCTACTCATGGCCGGAGTAAGATCAGAAGAATGCTAATTGATTTTTTCCAACAAAAATAAAGAAGAACTTAGGAACATCAGCTATTCACAGGTTGACCTGAGTAACTGACTATTTTTGTAGCCAAACAGCTGTTTAGATTATGCTTAGCTTGTCACCTGCAAACTTAATGTACGGTTCTCAAGTTTAAGGACTTAATGTGCACATTTCAGGTTCGAAGACCCACAACACTTCTACACAATCTTAGACACCTACGGTGCACTTCACTCCAAGCAAAAAATGAAGCTACCCTGTTTGTATATGCCTTGTACCCAGAATGTAGACCATGTTTGATTCCCTTGTGCACCTTTACCTCTAGCCAAGTGTAAGCAAGGAGTTGCTTTGATTGAAACCAGAGCTTCCGAAACCAGTAATTTCTGTGCCAGCCATCCTGACTGAGAAAGGGTTGGCAAGGCAACCCAGCATGCCTTAGTTTCCCTGAAACTATGCAAACGCACAACCCCTATATAGTTCTAGGCACcattctctcttcagcttttgTATTTATATTCTCCAATCCAGCATTCTAGCTGTTGCCTGTTGGTGACCACTATATAATGAGCTAGAAAAGACATGATGTGAAGCAAAAACATATGACAATAAAGGGCAAAGGATATGGGAAAAACATAAGTACTCTGCTATCAACTGCGTATATATTCTTGTGACTTCTCTTTCTAGAGTTATTTTCTGCAttagaagaaagaaaaaaagagagaagagaatGCACTCCTCTTGTGAAACCAGGTATGTGTTTGGGAATAAGTGGCATCAGGAACAATCCAGCTACATCAACTGTTGCGTGTTGGGAAATGCATAAAGCCTAGGCAAGTCAGGATATTGAAGCTTCACCACGCAAGAAATAACGTGATGGACATATCAAACAGCAATGCTTGTTTATTCGTAGTAGTCGTGAACTCAGCTTGTGCGTCCAACCACATAGCAGTTACAGAAATCACTTTACGGTATGCAATGTAGTCGGTCATAGTTATCGATACTACAAAATGAGCTAATTAGCTAGTCTCAAGGCAGATGAGCAGTACAAAGGGGGCGATATTGTTTGATTTTGACCTGCAGGTCGGGAATAATAACTTGACAaaaagcagcagatacacaaaTAATCCTTGAACAATTCTCTTTGACCAGTCACTGGCTGACGGCTCCCCAGCCTATATCTTTAATATGAATCGGCAATTCATTTGAACAGCTGTGATCCAACTAATCTTGGATTGGACAGTAAAATCCATACTTACTCGTTCCTTTCCTGCTGGATAATCTTTGAGGTATTCGGATCCGTACTTACACATACATTTTCTCAGGCTACAATCGGGGCagaaaaatggaaaaaaaaaacaaaccaGAAGAGGAGGGGTGGTTAGTACCAGCAACGGGACAGCAATCTCTGGTCAACTAATCTTGGTGCCGACGTCGGTGCGAGCTCCGGCGGAGGCCCAGGGCGGGGAGCACGTACAGCCACGCCACGGAGGCGCAGAGCACAGCCGCGGCGGCGAtctccgccggcgccggccgctcGGCGAGGCCGACCCTGCCGGCGCGCCACCGGCGGACGAGGATGTAGAGGGAGGCGACCGCCAGCGCCCTGAAGAAGCGGTCGGTGTGGTGACCGCCCGTCGCCGAGGGCGACgcgacgccggcgccggcaaGGTGGGTCGAGCTCATGGCGAGATTTTGAGGGAGAGTTGGGGACCAGCGAGTCAAAAGGTCAACCTTTGGAGTTGGGCTAAACAGTCCCCTTTGGTCAACTCCAATAGCTCATtttcttcttttattttttttaaaaaaagcccATTTCGAGCTTAGCCATATGAAGACTGAGCTGActaaaaagaaacaaaaaagcAGGAAAAGGAAGCAACAGATAAATTACACCATCCAACTATTTACACATGCATGCTCTGTTTTCCTCTTCTCCTCCTACCTGCTGGGGATATGTTGGTCTCCAGGTAATTGTCCAGGGCATTTATTTCCCTTCAATTTTGTTCTGAAACAGCTCATGATAAAAAAGGTTTTAAAGACTCTTCCGCGTGCCGATTGGATATGCGCGTGTTTAATTCTCGGTGCTCTCCTCTCTTTGTGTTCAttcttttttccaaaagatGGGAAGTATCTTATACAGTTATACTCCATGCATCGGACTTGCTTAAGAATGAGCTGTGTCAGGAAATCGAGCATACCCATCGACCAGCAGAAAGAAACACGTTGGGACTATCATTTTGCAGTGCTATTGCTACTCTGCAGTGCCACGCTAATTCTTCTCATCAGCAACATTCTAAATAAATCATGGTGCAAATACAGTCTGCGATTTTTACTTGCGAGTAAATCATGTGTAAATTGTTTTCTTCGATGACAGTGTAATTTTTCTGGAACTCAAATGCAAGTAATCCGTCTATATTTTGAGCCAACTCTACTCTTAAGGGACTAACCCCTCCTATTTCTTAAAAGAAAATAGTCGCGGTCAGAGACCGAGCACATCGAATTTTGTCCTGATACAATTGGTTTGCAGGATAGATTCATACTAATAATACATGATTTCTGCAAATTTAAAATCGTTTGACCAATTGTGTGATCTTTTTTTTCGAAGACTTGGTTTCATGCATATGTCCTTGCGTCAATATATTAACATTTTTCAAAGAATCGTTCTCTTCTCTTTTGAAAATGATCGTTCATGGCTTGCATCAAACCAACCAGTAACCACGTACATGCAAGCCACTTGTCTAACTTTATGTCCACCCTAACCAATTAAATCCTACAATAATCGTAGTACTATCGTGATCTGAAAAAAGTTTTACTTGTTAAGTTGTTCAGCTACTTTCCATCAATTATTGTGTGTGCGGTACATACATACTCTCCTCCTTCAGCGTCTGTACACAAACACACCCTTCCTTAAATTAACAGAGGTCACTCTAGCTGCCTTCGCTCACCACATTAACAGAGGTCAGTGATCAGGCTGATAATTATCCCAGGAATACCTGTGTGTGACTGTCCGTGGGGTCCTAGGGAGCCAGGTCAGTAAGGCAGGCACAAGGCCGGCCAGATCAATTGATACCGGATACATGGAGACATCATCATCGAATGTATATCGGAATTGTGGAAATCTGCTTCTTCATTCCTGGATTGCTTGTACTTTTCTTTACCATTTTTGACCTTGTTTTGTGTCATGTTACCATTACTCCATTAGAGCCCACCCGTCCGTTGGTTGCCTCATCGTGGAGACTGACGCGCTAAGgggggcgagagagagagagagagagagagagagagagagagagagagagagagagagagagagagagagagagagagagagagagagagagagatgactGTCCGTGCGCCGTGCAAGAAGGCTGCACATTTAACCGCTCATTATACATGTGTGTCCAATTAATTTAGCGAAGGTACTGTCAAAATCTGAAACTTTACTCACTCCTTCACCAACTCCCTATCACCAATTACATATTTACATGTATATATGCAGTGCACTCTATTCCTTCGGCTgatgtatatatataataatacaCCCTATCATCTTGTTGGTGTTGGTTTTCCGCTATATAATtctaattctaagatacttcaaaacaatatataaaaaaatttcaaaagcactcatattttttaaatatattataattataccttagtactagtatataaaaattagtagTATGGTCACATATCCAACGTATATACCATCATAGATgttctagtatgatcacatacttcacgtacatgctctttgttaggtcagatacgtcctacatcatgagatacatatGTAGAAGTAGTTACAAGCGCGTGTAGAATAGATTTTGTTATAATGCACCCACCCTCTCAGTTGCAACCGTGACGGTTCTAGCTGCAACCGGATCGGTTTGAGTTGCAACCGGTTTGTGTCCAGTTGCAACCGGATCTGTCTGAGTGCAACTGTTTCACCACCGGAGGGTGAGTCAGGGCCTAAGATCATGCCGAAAGGCGTAGTTGATGGACAACAGGTTAATATTCCTATACTATCCCTTGTTGGTACGGAGGAGTCTAGGTTAGCCGAAAGATGGTTATAGGTTTAAGGACACAAGATGACACCTACTTTTTCTCAGGGTAAGAAAGGGTAGAGAAAATACCTCGAGCCGAGATCCGAGTACTAAGCGCTGAAGTATGAGCCCTGTGGACTAGCCATTTCTTCTCCACAAGGCTCGTACCAGGCGCTACGGTGCTGAAGTATATAACTCATGCCATACTCCCAGGAAATGATAGTTGCAGCTAATTCGCATCCAGTTGCAACCGGGTCCGTCTGAGTTGTAACTGGTTTGCG is part of the Panicum hallii strain FIL2 chromosome 2, PHallii_v3.1, whole genome shotgun sequence genome and encodes:
- the LOC112882158 gene encoding uncharacterized protein LOC112882158, encoding MSSTHLAGAGVASPSATGGHHTDRFFRALAVASLYILVRRWRAGRVGLAERPAPAEIAAAAVLCASVAWLYVLPALGLRRSSHRRRHQD